Within Saccharomonospora cyanea NA-134, the genomic segment CCACCTACCTGAAGGCGGCGTACTTCGACTTCGCCGACCCCGAGGCGGTGCGCGAGCAGCTGCGACAACAGCAGGCGTACTGGGAAGAACACCTGGCGATGCTCGAGAGAACCCGGGCGACCCTCGTCGACCGCAGCCACCCCACCCTGGCGGCGAGGATCGCCAAGCTGAACGAGCGCGAGGCCGAGCTGGCCGTCCGTTACAAGATCTACGCCTACGACGGGCTGATCGCCCGCGCTCGCACCGAACTGGCGTGGATCGAGGACGGCTTCGCGCTGGTCGACGAGCTGTACGGCTCCTGAGCGGGATTCCCCGTTCGTCCGGAGGCTTCCAAGACTGGTCCGATCCCGTGCGGACCGAGGAAGGAAGTCGCTGTGGCAGCACCCGCATGCGGCGGAACCGCGTGGTGGCACTCGATGTAGCCCACCCCGCGGTCGCCGTGGACCTTGCCGAAATCGAGATCACGGACCTCGCACACCGACCGATGGTGCGTCCTGAGGAACTCCTCGATCTCGCGCCTCCGTAGCTCCGGCTTGCGCTCCCGGGCCAGGTGACGTCTCTCGAGCAACGACGAGGTGGACGGGCCTGGAATGCTCCCGATTACTGAGCAGCGGGTTCGATTCTTGCTCGAAGTCATCGAGAAGGTGGATCCCGTGACCATCTCCCAAGAACTCGAGAGCTTGAGTGTTTCCTGTCTGAAGTGGCCGGCGAACAGCTACTGGAGCGCAATACTCCGGGACACCTCGGGTATGCAGCGAGGGTGGTGACGACCAAAACCCTCGGCACCGAGGGGACCTCCCTCAGTCAACAGGCGCCGGTCGTACCTGATGGACATACGCGCGTCCGCCCGTGCGCGTGTGCCGCACGCGCACTTCCCCGGCCACGGCGATCCCGCCCGCACCACACTACGGCACGGCCAGGCTCACCGGTTGTCCCTCGGCGGCCGACCGGTAGGCGGCCAACGCCACCCTCGTCGCCGCCAGCCCGTCCTCACCGGTGACCGACGGCGTGCGGCGGTGATGGACCGCGTCGAGGAACTCGTCGATCATGCCCTGGTTGGCGTCGGATCCCCACATCGGTCGGGTGATCCCCTGAGAGCCACCGTGGACGGTGAGGTACTGGCTGAACGCGTCGACGGCGATGGTGCCGTGCTCCCCCACCAGTTCCAGAGTGAGCCCACCCCACGTGGGGTAGGTCTCGGGGCGGCTCCAGCTGGAGTCGATGGTCGCGAACACACCGTCGGCGTAGCCGAGCATCACCAGCCCACCCGTCTCGACGGTGACGGTGTCGCGGTGGAGGACCCGGTTGGTCGCCGCGTACACCTCCACCGGGTCCTCGCCGAGGTACCAGCGCAGGATGTCGGCGAGATGCACCGTGTGGTCCATGATCGCGCCGCCACCGGCCAGTACGGGGTCGGCGAACCAAGCGCCGTGCCGCGCGGGCAGCACGCTCTGGTTCGTGCCGGTGCACGCGTGGAGGCGGCCGAACGCTCCGTCGGCGAGGAGCGCGGCGCACTCCCGTATCGGCGGGCTGAAGCGCATCGGGAACGCCGTCATCAACGGCACGCCCGCGCTCGCGCACGCCTCGACGATGGCGCGCGCGTCCTCCTCGGTCGTGGCCAGCGGCTTCTCGCACAGCACGGCGACCCCGGCGGCCGCTGCCTGCTCCACGAGGCGGCGGTGATGCACGGTCTCGGAACAGACGACGACCGCGTCCGCCCCGGCGTCCAACAGTTGCTCCGGCGAGGAGAACCACGGCACCGAGTGCGCGCTCGCCCAACGGCGGCCGCGTTCGACGTCGTCGTCGGCGACCCCGATCACCTCGGCACCGGCGCGTCGGACGTTGTCCACATAGGCGTCGACGTGGATGTGAGCGGTGGACAGGAACCCGATTCTCATGCGATTACCTCCACGTCCGTGGTGCGACCGGTCGTGAGCGACCGCCCGACCGCATCCGCGATCCGTACCGCGGCCAGCGCGTCCTCGGCGGTGACGATCGGCTTCGCCTCGCCCCTGAGGACGCCGAGGAAATGGCGTAGCTGGGCGGTGTACGGCGACTCGGCGAGTGGGCTGGACGGCAACGGCATCTCCCCGGCCCGCGCGCCGGCTCGCAGGGTCGGGCGTACCGGCGCGCTGCGGTCGGAGTCGAACTCGAGGAGGCCGTGGGTTCCGGCGATCTCCGCCCGGGTGCGGAACGTCGGTGGTGGGTGAGCCCACGAGGCCTCGACATGGCTGAGTGCGCCTGACGAGTGTCGCAGGATGGCCACGACGTGGTCGGTGTCGAGGTCCGGCCGGGCGGCTCGCACACTGCGTGCGTGCACGTTCACGACGTCACCGGCGACCCAGCGGGCGTAGTCGAGGTCGTGCACCATCAGGTCGAAGTGGAGACCGCCCGAGC encodes:
- a CDS encoding PadR family transcriptional regulator, producing the protein MSLRYALIALLTGRPMTGYDISKSFSRSVAHVWHAPDSQIYPELNRMERDGLLDSVEVPWGKKGTKKEYHVTDAGLADFRKWMEAPLVPQRQRDPTYLKAAYFDFADPEAVREQLRQQQAYWEEHLAMLERTRATLVDRSHPTLAARIAKLNEREAELAVRYKIYAYDGLIARARTELAWIEDGFALVDELYGS
- a CDS encoding Gfo/Idh/MocA family protein, with amino-acid sequence MRIGFLSTAHIHVDAYVDNVRRAGAEVIGVADDDVERGRRWASAHSVPWFSSPEQLLDAGADAVVVCSETVHHRRLVEQAAAAGVAVLCEKPLATTEEDARAIVEACASAGVPLMTAFPMRFSPPIRECAALLADGAFGRLHACTGTNQSVLPARHGAWFADPVLAGGGAIMDHTVHLADILRWYLGEDPVEVYAATNRVLHRDTVTVETGGLVMLGYADGVFATIDSSWSRPETYPTWGGLTLELVGEHGTIAVDAFSQYLTVHGGSQGITRPMWGSDANQGMIDEFLDAVHHRRTPSVTGEDGLAATRVALAAYRSAAEGQPVSLAVP
- a CDS encoding Gfo/Idh/MocA family protein, with the protein product MNQTRIGIVGAGFMGSVHAAAWAACPGARLTAIMARPEHPPMRLAHDYGMHACTDLDELLGRVDLVDICVPTDLHHEITVRAARAGRAVVCEKPLARTPALAADMIAACREAGVPLLPAHVVRFFPEYAAAKATVDAGEIGEPAVIRLTRATFRPQKPADDWYFDEARSGGLHFDLMVHDLDYARWVAGDVVNVHARSVRAARPDLDTDHVVAILRHSSGALSHVEASWAHPPPTFRTRAEIAGTHGLLEFDSDRSAPVRPTLRAGARAGEMPLPSSPLAESPYTAQLRHFLGVLRGEAKPIVTAEDALAAVRIADAVGRSLTTGRTTDVEVIA